A DNA window from Engystomops pustulosus chromosome 6, aEngPut4.maternal, whole genome shotgun sequence contains the following coding sequences:
- the LOC140064140 gene encoding breast cancer anti-estrogen resistance protein 3 homolog isoform X1, whose protein sequence is MPSSTEALKKELEEELKLSSEDLRSHAWYHGPLSRQEAERLLQTDGDFLIRDSLSSPGDYVLSCVCSKQVLHFKVIAVTMRPRQGFSRVLYQLEQDQFDNIPALVRSYVGDKRPVSESSRAVIVNPINRTVPLSVVRAKQESQKANKENRRSLHLIDSSLLRNKDRFGSHPGNLDILKEIPLQSAQSDSNLLSAGSGEYSSPQEEPQPIPLSPMFRTGSDPVLRAKTQQVLPLDYDGNNALRGSDSQLHSKAPPKPIRAPSLLLPDPPEGTDIYCELVPRVPVTSRKYADTLKAEEKWKNRARATETTFGFLDTEKPPDIFPSGMANLHNFTPSGIENSIYSKLEKSKVIQAEKTRTLLEPVDNSRASHSGLENPKIYNFRKTNFMVNQPITESPEEEDDFVRPQIQTISSFKPTTFQSVLLSPENKPLEPNALRKLKEIVSCRDCKESALHILQEDCLDIRICGVLKEQQKSMGVRSGLELIILPYGQQLRRDLLERHHLLSLGVAVDILGCTGTVTERAHTLHRVICLASELLDYAGDLFAFSAVMKALMLPQVARLEQTWQILRQTHTDSAITFHKRLKPSLREMDECLTVPLPNKVVVPHILPVLKALEGEDDWGGAVEESCGRLFRILQAARSYATNAEVYQKNAECKLEGFTPQPELREAFKTEFSLRMFWGSKGATAEQAARYKKFDQILNVLSQKLEPETQRTRLASSVYGWTY, encoded by the exons ATGCCATCCTCAACAGAAGCGCTAAAGAAAGAGCTGGAGGAGGAGCTGAAACTAAGCAGTGAAGACCTACGGAGTCATGCATGGTACCATGGACCTTTGTCCAGGCAG GAGGCAGAGAGACTCTTGCAAACAGATGGAGACTTCCTTATTCGTGACTCACTCTCCTCCCCTGGCGACtatgtgctgagctgtgtctGCTCCAAGCAGGTCCTCCACTTTAAGGTCATTGCAGTCACGATGCGTCCAAGACAAGGCTTCTCTCGGGTTCTTTACCAGCTTGAGCAAGACCAATTCGACAACATTCCAGCTCTTGTTCGCTCCTACGTTGGAGATAAGAGACCCGTCTCAGAGTCTTCGAGGGCAGTTATTGTGAATCCCATCAATAGGACTGTGCCACTCAGTGTAGTGCGAGCGAAACAAGAATCCCAGAAGGCAAATAAGGAAAATAGAAGGAGCCTTCATCTGATAGATAGCAGCTTACTGAG AAATAAAGACCGATTTGGAAGCCACCCTGGGAACCTTGATATCCTCAAGGAAATACCTTTACAAAGTGCGCAGTCTGACAGCAACCTGCTCTCAG CGGGTTCTGGAGAATATTCAAGTCCTCAAGAAGAACCACAACCAATTCCCCTTTCCCCCATGTTTCGCACGGGCAGTGATCCTGTCCTAAGAGCCAAAACCCAGCAAGTCCTTCCCCTTGACTATGATGGAAACAATGCTTTGAGAGGATCCGATAGTCAGCTACACTCCAAGGCTCCCCCAAAACCCATAAGAGCTCCTTCTTTGCTACTTCCTGATCCCCCTGAAGGAACAGACATATACTGTGAACTGGTCCCTCGTGTGCCTGTTACTTCCAGGAAATATGCGGACACTTTGAAAGCAGAGGAGAAATGGAAGAACCGTGCTCGTGCTACTGAGACCACATTTGGTTTTCTGGATACTGAAAAGCCACCTGATATATTTCCATCTGGAATGGCCAATTTACACAACTTCACTCCATCAGGAATAGAGAACTCAATATACTCCAAACTTGAAAAATCCAAAGTGATTCAAGCTGAAAAAACTAGAACACTTTTAGAACCAGTAGATAATTCTCGAGCATCACATTCAGGCCTAGAAAAtcctaaaatatacaattttagaAAGACTAATTTTATGGTTAATCAACCTATAACAGAGAGTCCTGAAGAAGAGGATGACTTTGTCCGACCACAAATACAAACAATATCCTCCTTCAAGCCAACAACTTTCCAATCTGTTTTACTTTCTCCAGAAAATAAACCTTTAGAACCTAATGCCTTGCGCAAACTCAAAGAAATTGTCAGCTGCAGAGATTGCAAAGAAAGTGCTCTGCATATCCTGCAAGAAGACTGCCTG GATATCCGTATCTGTGGAGTTCTCAAAGAACAACAGAAGAGTATGGGTGTACGATCTGGCCTGGAATTAATAATACTGCCTTACGGACAACAACTAAGACGGGATCTCTTGGAAAG ACATCACCTTCTTTCCCTTGGTGTAGCTGTGGACATACTGGGGTGCACTGGAACTGTCACAGAGCGGGCGCACACCTTACACCGTGTCATTTGCTTGGCGTCTGAGCTGCTAGATTATGCAGGGGATCTCTTTGCATTTTCTGCTGTCATGAAGGCTTTAATGCTGCCACAG GTTGCCCGTTTGGAACAAACATGGCAGATACTACGCCAAACACACACGGACAGTGCCATCACCTTTCACAAGCGGCTGAAACCATCCTTAAGAGAAATGGATGAAT GCCTCACAGTTCCTTTACCCAACAAAGTTGTGGTTCCACACATTTTGCCTGTGCTCAAGGCTTTGGAAGGAGAGGATGATTGGGGAGGTGCAGTAGAGGAAAGCTGTGGACGTCTGTTTCGCATTCTGCAAGCTGCCCGATCATACGCTACCAATGCTGAGGTTTACCAGAAGAATGCTGAGTGCAAGCTTGAAG GGTTCACTCCTCAACCAGAACTAAGAGAAGCTTTCAAGACTGAGTTTTCCCTGAGGATGTTCTGGGGAAGTAAAGGAGCGACAGCTGAGCAAGCTGCCAGATATAAGAAGTTTGATCAAATCTTGAATGTTCTATCCCAAAAGCTGGAGCCTGAGACTCAAAGGACTAGGTTGGCAAGTTCTGTCTATGGCTGGACCTACTAG
- the LOC140064140 gene encoding breast cancer anti-estrogen resistance protein 3 homolog isoform X2 — protein sequence MRPRQGFSRVLYQLEQDQFDNIPALVRSYVGDKRPVSESSRAVIVNPINRTVPLSVVRAKQESQKANKENRRSLHLIDSSLLRNKDRFGSHPGNLDILKEIPLQSAQSDSNLLSAGSGEYSSPQEEPQPIPLSPMFRTGSDPVLRAKTQQVLPLDYDGNNALRGSDSQLHSKAPPKPIRAPSLLLPDPPEGTDIYCELVPRVPVTSRKYADTLKAEEKWKNRARATETTFGFLDTEKPPDIFPSGMANLHNFTPSGIENSIYSKLEKSKVIQAEKTRTLLEPVDNSRASHSGLENPKIYNFRKTNFMVNQPITESPEEEDDFVRPQIQTISSFKPTTFQSVLLSPENKPLEPNALRKLKEIVSCRDCKESALHILQEDCLDIRICGVLKEQQKSMGVRSGLELIILPYGQQLRRDLLERHHLLSLGVAVDILGCTGTVTERAHTLHRVICLASELLDYAGDLFAFSAVMKALMLPQVARLEQTWQILRQTHTDSAITFHKRLKPSLREMDECLTVPLPNKVVVPHILPVLKALEGEDDWGGAVEESCGRLFRILQAARSYATNAEVYQKNAECKLEGFTPQPELREAFKTEFSLRMFWGSKGATAEQAARYKKFDQILNVLSQKLEPETQRTRLASSVYGWTY from the exons ATGCGTCCAAGACAAGGCTTCTCTCGGGTTCTTTACCAGCTTGAGCAAGACCAATTCGACAACATTCCAGCTCTTGTTCGCTCCTACGTTGGAGATAAGAGACCCGTCTCAGAGTCTTCGAGGGCAGTTATTGTGAATCCCATCAATAGGACTGTGCCACTCAGTGTAGTGCGAGCGAAACAAGAATCCCAGAAGGCAAATAAGGAAAATAGAAGGAGCCTTCATCTGATAGATAGCAGCTTACTGAG AAATAAAGACCGATTTGGAAGCCACCCTGGGAACCTTGATATCCTCAAGGAAATACCTTTACAAAGTGCGCAGTCTGACAGCAACCTGCTCTCAG CGGGTTCTGGAGAATATTCAAGTCCTCAAGAAGAACCACAACCAATTCCCCTTTCCCCCATGTTTCGCACGGGCAGTGATCCTGTCCTAAGAGCCAAAACCCAGCAAGTCCTTCCCCTTGACTATGATGGAAACAATGCTTTGAGAGGATCCGATAGTCAGCTACACTCCAAGGCTCCCCCAAAACCCATAAGAGCTCCTTCTTTGCTACTTCCTGATCCCCCTGAAGGAACAGACATATACTGTGAACTGGTCCCTCGTGTGCCTGTTACTTCCAGGAAATATGCGGACACTTTGAAAGCAGAGGAGAAATGGAAGAACCGTGCTCGTGCTACTGAGACCACATTTGGTTTTCTGGATACTGAAAAGCCACCTGATATATTTCCATCTGGAATGGCCAATTTACACAACTTCACTCCATCAGGAATAGAGAACTCAATATACTCCAAACTTGAAAAATCCAAAGTGATTCAAGCTGAAAAAACTAGAACACTTTTAGAACCAGTAGATAATTCTCGAGCATCACATTCAGGCCTAGAAAAtcctaaaatatacaattttagaAAGACTAATTTTATGGTTAATCAACCTATAACAGAGAGTCCTGAAGAAGAGGATGACTTTGTCCGACCACAAATACAAACAATATCCTCCTTCAAGCCAACAACTTTCCAATCTGTTTTACTTTCTCCAGAAAATAAACCTTTAGAACCTAATGCCTTGCGCAAACTCAAAGAAATTGTCAGCTGCAGAGATTGCAAAGAAAGTGCTCTGCATATCCTGCAAGAAGACTGCCTG GATATCCGTATCTGTGGAGTTCTCAAAGAACAACAGAAGAGTATGGGTGTACGATCTGGCCTGGAATTAATAATACTGCCTTACGGACAACAACTAAGACGGGATCTCTTGGAAAG ACATCACCTTCTTTCCCTTGGTGTAGCTGTGGACATACTGGGGTGCACTGGAACTGTCACAGAGCGGGCGCACACCTTACACCGTGTCATTTGCTTGGCGTCTGAGCTGCTAGATTATGCAGGGGATCTCTTTGCATTTTCTGCTGTCATGAAGGCTTTAATGCTGCCACAG GTTGCCCGTTTGGAACAAACATGGCAGATACTACGCCAAACACACACGGACAGTGCCATCACCTTTCACAAGCGGCTGAAACCATCCTTAAGAGAAATGGATGAAT GCCTCACAGTTCCTTTACCCAACAAAGTTGTGGTTCCACACATTTTGCCTGTGCTCAAGGCTTTGGAAGGAGAGGATGATTGGGGAGGTGCAGTAGAGGAAAGCTGTGGACGTCTGTTTCGCATTCTGCAAGCTGCCCGATCATACGCTACCAATGCTGAGGTTTACCAGAAGAATGCTGAGTGCAAGCTTGAAG GGTTCACTCCTCAACCAGAACTAAGAGAAGCTTTCAAGACTGAGTTTTCCCTGAGGATGTTCTGGGGAAGTAAAGGAGCGACAGCTGAGCAAGCTGCCAGATATAAGAAGTTTGATCAAATCTTGAATGTTCTATCCCAAAAGCTGGAGCCTGAGACTCAAAGGACTAGGTTGGCAAGTTCTGTCTATGGCTGGACCTACTAG